From a region of the Triticum aestivum cultivar Chinese Spring chromosome 7D, IWGSC CS RefSeq v2.1, whole genome shotgun sequence genome:
- the LOC123168332 gene encoding uncharacterized protein: MRRVAHLILVQSAGTELMGLKAAVFLSVPAAVTPTLRRHHLSSSSRGKGAASRLLRISAAVMATAVQPAVVVGGGRVGQALLSMGPSSGDLLLRRGEALPPAAPAGPILVCTRNDDLDGVLDATPKSRWPDLVFFQNGMLDPWLESKGLAGANQVLAYFAVSKLGEPPVDGITDANPEGLTAALGNWAPAVAARLQNGGLTCKVLDKDAFEKQMLEKLIWISAFMLVGARHPGATVGAVEKEYRSEVSSLIAELASAAAAERGLTFDEGMEERLCAYSRAVAHFPTAVKEFKWRNGWFYSLTEKALAEGKPDPCPLHTAWLKEIKVI, translated from the exons ATGCGCCGCGTGGCCCACCTCATCCTCGTCCAGTCCGCCGGAACGGAGCTGATGGGCCTCAAAGCCGCCGTCTTTCTCTCCGTCCCCGCCGCCGTCACGCCGacactccgccgccaccacctctcCTCGTCCTCCAGGGGCAAAGGCGCCGCCTCGAGGCTTCTCAGGATCTCAGCAGCGGTGATGGCCACggcggtgcagccggcggtggtggtgggcgGCGGCCGGGTGGGCCAGGCGCTGCTCTCCATGGGCCCCTCCTCCGGGGACCTCCTGCTCCGCCGCGGCGAGGCGCTCCCGCCCGCCGCGCCGGCCGGGCCCATCCTGGTCTGCACCCGCAACGACGACCTCGACGGCGTGCTCGACGCCACCCCCAAATCCCGGTGGCCCGACCTGGTCTTCTTCCAGAACGGGATGCTGGATCCGTGGCTGGAGAGCAAGGGCCTGGCCGGCGCCAACCAGGTGCTCGCCTACTTCGCCGTCTCCAAGCTCGGCGAGCCCCCCGTCGACGGCATCACCGACGCCAACCCGGAGGGGCTCACAGCCGCCTTGGGCAACTGGGCACCCGCCGTCGCCGCGCGCCTCCAGAACGGCGGCCTCACCTGCAAG GTGCTTGACAAGGACGCCTTCGAGAAGCAAATGCTAGAGAAGCTCATCTGGATTTCAGCCTTCATGCTCGTCGGAGCTCGCCATCCAGGGGCCACTGTGGGTGCTGTTGAAAAGGAATACCGATCCGAG GTATCCAGCCTCATCGCTGAATTAGCTTCTGCCGCTGCTGCAGAGCGGGGGCTTACTTTCGACGAGGGCATGGAAGAGAGGCTCTGCGCCTACTCCAGAGCCGTGGCGCACTTCCCGACCGCTGTCAAAGAG TTCAAGTGGCGGAACGGTTGGTTCTACTCGCTCACCGAGAAGGCCCTCGCGGAAGGGAAGCCTGATCCATGCCCGCTCCACACAGCTTGGCTCAAGGAGATTAAGGTCATATAG